In Nicotiana tabacum cultivar K326 chromosome 10, ASM71507v2, whole genome shotgun sequence, the DNA window ggtagttatagcgGTACttcttcgagaggtcagtttcagcatggcagaggccATCCATTTAGGCATGCTTAGCCAGCTCGCCTAGGTTATTGtagggcatcatcgggtcatggttctcatagttctcatcatggccagtcatcacttagtgcccttccagcttagagttcgtcccgtactccatcagttcagggctcttctatgctgagtgcatctgctagtcactccggtgcaaggggttcccttcagtccccttctccagtacctaggagttgttatgagtgtggtgagatgggtcatatatggaggcagtgccctcatcGTCTTGCGagctcatctcagcagaggggtcggTCATCAACTTCAgagccagttacttcaccaccactcgtccagccagctaggggtggaggtcagtcagctaggggtcgccctagagggggaggtcgatcaggtggcggtcaggacCGATTCTATACACTTTCGGGCAAACCCGATGCTATTTCTTCAGAttctgttattacaggtattatttcagtctgccacagagatgcctctgtattatttgatccccgttccaccttttcttatgtgtcatcatactttgctcattatttgggtatgccccgtgagtttcttatttcacttgttcatgtatctaatccggtgggcgatactgttgttgtagactatgtgtaccggtcatgtgtggtgactattgggggtttagagacccgtgtagatcttttattattgtgtatggtgaatttcgatgtcattttgggcatggattggctatctccacgtcgtgctattctggagtgtcatgctaagacagtcacattggctataccgggtgtgccacgaatcgagtggcgaggtgtgactgattatgttcccagtaaagtgatctcattcttgaaagcccagcgtatggttgggaagggttgtctttcgtatttagcctttgtgaggaatgtcggtgctgagacttcctgtattgattatgttccaattgtgagggattttcccgatgtgtttcctgcagagctgtcgggcatgccaccgaatagggatattgattttggtatagACCCGGTgccggtcactcagcccatttctattccgctgtatcgtataacaccagtggagttgaaggaattaaaggagcagctttaggaactctttaataaagggttcattcggcctagtgtgtcaccttggggtgcgccggttctatttgtgaagaagaaggatgtcactatgaggatgtgcattgattataggcaattgaacaaggtaacaattaagaacaagtatcctttccctcgcattgataatttattcgaccagcttcagggagcgagagtgttctccaagattgatctccgttcaggttatcaccagttgaagatcagggactcggatattcttaagacagctttcaggacccgatacggtcattatgagttcttggtgatgtcttttgggttgaccaatgccccaacagtgttcatgcatttgatgaataatgtgtttcggccttatcttgactcgtttgtcatagtcttcattgatgatattctggtatattcgcatagtcagaaggagcacgcggagcatttgagagttgtgttatagagattgagagaggacaatctttatgcaaaattctctaagtgtgagttttggcttagtttagtggctttcttagggcacgtggtgtctgatgaggatattcaggttgatccgaagaagataaaggcggtgcagagttggcccaaaccgtcctcagccatagagatttgcagctttcttggtttggcaggctattatcgccagtttgttcagggattctcatctatcgcatcgcccttgaccaagttgactcagaagggtgcttcatttgtatggtcgaacgagtgtgaggagagctttcagaagctcaagacagctttgaccatagctctAGTGTTAGATTTGCCATctgcttcaggttcatataccatgtattatgatgcttcgagagttggtattggttgtgtattgatgcaggagggtagagttattgcttatgcttctcgtcagttgaagccccatgagaaaaactaccctgttcatgatttggagttcgCTGTCAtagttcacacgttgaagatttggaggcattacttgtatggtgtgtcttgtgaggtgtttactgatcatcgtagcctccagcacttgtttaaTCAGAAGTatcttgatttgaggtagcggagatggttagagttgctaaaggattataatatcactatattgtaccatctgggaaaggccaatgtggtggtcgatgccttgagccgaaaggtgatgagtatggggagtttggcatatattctagttggggagagacctcttgcaattgatgttcaggccttggccaatcggttcgtgaggttagatattttggagcttagttgggtattggcttgtgtggtttctcggtcttccttatatgatcgcatcagagagcgccagtatgatgatccgcatttgcttgtccttaaggacagagttcagcatgatgatgctagagatgtgaccattggtgatgatagggtgttgaggatgcagggccggatttgtgtgcccaatgtggatgggcttcgggagttatttctagaggaggcccatagctcgcggtattccattcttccgggtgccacgaagatgtatcaggatttgaggtagcactatttgtggaggagaatgaagaaagacattgtgggatttgtagctcagtgtctcaattgttagcaggtgaaatataagcatcagagaccgggtgacttgtttcagcggatagatattccagagtggaagtgggagaggatcactatggactttgtagttggacttccacagagtttgaagaagttcgatgctatttgggtgattgtggatcggctgaccaagtccacgcacttcattcctatgtgtcctacctattcttcagagcggttagcagagatcaATATTCAGGatattgttcgtttgcatggtgtcctagtttccatcatttcagatagaggcactcagtttacttcgcagttttggaggtctatgcagcgagagctgggtactcaggttgagttgagcacaacttttcaccctcagacggacgagcagtccgagcacactattcagatattggaggacatgttgcatgcttgtgtcactgatttcggagggtcatgggatcagtttctaccacttgtagagttttcttataacaacaactaccagtcgagtattcagatggttccatatgaggctttgtatgggaggcggtgtagatctccagttggttggttcgagcccggtgaggctaggctattggggacagacgtggtgtaggatgctttggaaaaggtgaaggtgatttaggagaggcttcgtatagcgcagtcacggcaaaagagttatgttgacagaaaggttcgagatgtgtcctacatagtTGGTGAGACGGTTcggttgaaggtttcacccataaagggtgttatgagatttgggaagagagGGAAATTGAGTACGCGGTTCATTgagccttttaaggtgcttcggaggattggggaggtggcttatgagcttgctttgccacctagattatcgagtgtgcatctggtatttcatgtttctatgctccgaaagtatattggggatccatctcatgttctagatttcagcacggttcaattggacgatgatttgacctatgatgtggagccagtagctattttgggtcgtcaggttcgaaagttgaggtcgaaggatatagtttcagtgaaagtgcaatggaaaggtcggcccgtggaggaggctacctgggagaccgagcgggagatgcggagaagatatcctcacctatttgagacttcaggtatgtctcttgactcgttcgaggacggacatttgtttaagttggggaggatgtgacaacctggccagtcatctcatgagttaccgctctgttttcctcctttctacttctttatgctttgtttatccgtgttacgaggtatcgggttggtcggatcgaatctggAATGATTTTAgtaaagtttgagacacttagtctcttttgaggaagcttaagttggaaaagtcagccggatgttgacttatgtgttagagggctcggatgtgagttttgatggttcggttagcttcgggaggtgatttgggactttggagcgcgatcggaatgagttttggaagttcgaagtagatttaggcttgaattggcgaagttgacattttggcgattttcggttggtaggcgagattttgatatagatgTTGAAATGGAACTCCGAGAGTTGCGGTAGtttcgttttgtcatttgggatgtgtgtgcaaaatttcaggtcattcggacgtggtttggttggattttttatcaaaagcgtaattcggaagattttggaaagttaagcttgaatccaatgtgttttggttggtttgatgttgtttgaggtgttttgaagattggaataagtttgaataaggttttaggatatgttggtgcttttggttgaggtcccgggggcctcggggtgatttcagatggttgacggagagtttgagAAATTGTTGCAGCTGCAGATTTTTTGCTGCTTCtgatatttccgcacctgcgaattgggaaccgcaggtgcgacaccGCATATGCGGAAGAGAGGTCGCAGAATCAGAGTTTGGAGGAGTTggcaggagccgcagatgcggttgtgggaccgcacctgcgaaggcgcagatgcgggaaatgcatcgcaaatgcgattttgGTAACTTAAGTGAGGATGAAAGATACGGTGTTggtcgcagatgcaaaaatgtctgggcagaaggtataaattgtgtccttcgcgattttgagttattttcaccatttctaattcggctttggagctttttggatgattttgaatAGGGATTTCAAggaaacttcattgaggtaaggaatttggacctaaaactcgttcatatgctattatttcacggattagagctatgattaatggaatttaagggctaaaattggggaaactacgGCTTTGATTGAGGaattgaaggaccatttgagattggatttcagaacttttgatatgtatgaacttttggggagataaggaacctattgatgtaaaaattattgaattccgagatgtgggcccaggggtcgtgttttggtaatttcgggatttgtgtcatattttgattattttcacttaggcttcgttcccttagcatattttgacgtccttattctgattttggatagattcgacatgagtggaggccgattcgaggggcaaaggtgtcgcaaGTTAGAGATTTTACCGGTTcgagatgagtaatgattgtaaatgatgttctgagggtatgaaattaaccccgaatttgcacatcgtggtgctatattgaggtgatgcacacgcttgatgacgagcgtagggttgtgcactgttggggattgtgacttagtccgtcccgaatgactattttaccgcgtatttgatacGCAAAGATtttctgctttcagtctttatttatgattattactcactgagttggagtagtcactttactccatgcaccatgtgtgcagatttaggtgtatctggttccgctcccgagtgctgatcattccaGCTCAGGCgtatccgaggagtctctaggtagctagTTGGTGTTCGTAGCCCgaagctcttccctatcttacttcttcatgttcttggttttctgtattaaactctgtagtttgatttggagtattccggattgtttagatgctcatgactagtgacaccctgtatcgggctgtgttgggttattttctgttaattttggattatcttatcatgctttagatttatttcttacggtttaactgttaataattggatatgagaagtgtcggctggccttattatcacgagaggcgccatcacgacccagtctgggtttagggtcgtcaTAGATATATGTATATCTCTATAATATAACTACATATCTCCTAAAACTATCAAGCAACTACTATCCATTATAATTCAAATTCTTTAATGAAAAAACAAGGCATGTGAATGACATGGAAAATAATGAGAATCTTCCGGCACGTGTTGATTTATATTCCCATTTTGAAGGTGCAGTTGATGAAGAAAATGCATGTATGAAATTGTATTCAGAAATTTTTGCTTTCTGTTTCAATTTTTTTACTATTCTATTAAGCTAGATATACTAAATGTAACAGTGAGGGAACATATGCATGCACAATCTCCAATTTACGGAGTCACAGTAACAATTTAAGGATAACAGAAGAATGAGGAAGATGTTAATGTAGGTGAAGAAGCCGAGTATGTAAATGTAGGTGATTCGGACGACTCCAAAGGTGAGAAGAAGGAGGTtacacttgatgattttgagcTGCCAGATAACTTCTCCTAGTTGGTTAAGTTCGGCGATCCTAACCAAGATAAAACAACACCTGTGCATCAAGGTAGAACAAGGCAGCCTGGAAAGCATGTCTGATCACCATTTCTCCCTTTATACAGTTCTGGTGGTAGCACTTTGGTTGGACCGTCAATTTTTCACCTGAAGCACCCATTTACTAGTGTTATTGGTCAAGATGTTGATCCTGAGTTGTTGGAAGAATTCAACAAGTGGTTATACTTTGGTACCGACACAGCTTCAAAAAGGTTACTTTTCACAATTTGACCCTTTGATTCCAATATTCATCTTTTAGATATCTACTTCATTCaacaaatttattttaatttctatttGTTTAAATAGGAGGAAGGCTCTATATTTTATAAAGGATAACCAAATTAAGCCATGGTTTGATCTTGGAGTGGAAAAGGTTGATAAAAAGGAGTGGTTCTATAATATGGCACACCCCGGATAAGTCCTCAACCACTCGGTAAACTCATACTAAAAAATATGTagttattttgttgaagttttttttatttgtatcTATAACACTGTTATAGTGCCATCTCCAGTATATGTAGTTATTGTGTAGATATATTCGAGATATTCTGTATAAATGCTTACCAACAAACTGAATTGTAGGTATATTGTAGAtgttttgtagataatttgtattaATGCCTAATATCGAACGGAATTGTACttagtttgtatatatatatcgtAGATAATTTGTAATAATGatcaaaaacaaataaaattgtaGTTTTTCTGTGGATATTCTGTAGATAATTTATAATAccgatttaaaataaaatgtaattgtagttattttgtagatAATTACCAAAAGGAATAAATTAAATGCAATCTATTTTTGTTGCAGCACATTGATGTTATAATGTACTACTTGAGGAAAAGAGGAAAGTATGACCCCCACAACAAGATAAGGTTTATTACCATTGATTGTATGTTCAAGACTAGAATTGAACAAATTTATAATAAGTTCATCAATTCTCCTCAAGAAAAGAAGTTTGTTGTTGTCAAACCCCAGGACGTCGTAGCAGAATACATATTGGGGTACAAATTACTCGCAAATGTTGCATGGGATCAATTTGATTATGTGATCATGCCCGTCAACATTGTAGAAAAATTTCGCTGGTTGTTGGTTATTTTTTACATTGCCGATAAGGTTCTTTATGTGTATGATTCTATGGTCTCTTCACATAATCACACTATTGTTGAATCTGTAGTCACCAAGTTTTCTGTTATGATCCCCCTTTACATGTCATGCACCAGTTTTTATGGCAAGCGTTCAGACATCAACTTTAAGAACACAAAGGCATACATTGAAAAAGTTGTTACCGACCCTATTGACATTCAGTGGATCGTTGGAGAGATACCCCATCAAAAAGAAGGATCACTGTATGAAAAATCTTATTTCTTTCTATCTATTTAACATTTTTTTGTTCATTGTTTGCTAAACATTGACACATTTATTTTTGCAGCGACTGTGGTGTATATGTTGCTGCCTTTGCAGAGTATGTCAGCATTAGAGACCTAGTAGTTCCTGCGGATGACCTTTCTGATATTGATCAACATCGTAGACGCTATGGAGTGCTACTGTGGGACTACACTAGGAAGAAACAAGAGAATCGTGCAATTAGTGAAAGTGAGGTGACTGACAGATTAGCAAGGAAAAAAGGTGCACCAGTTGTGAACGAGAAAATACAAGTCCTGAGGAAGAAGAATTAGTTACAATTTTTTGTATGGAACATGTAGTTAAATTGTTTAGTTGCAACTAGTTTTGTAGAAAAATAGTAGACAAGTTTATGAACAAGATTGTTGAAGTTTAATTGTAGCAGATTTGTGCTACAATtattttaccttttgttttttttattttatccagTATAGTAGTTCGATCAATGGGGAAACATTCTATTGTTTTTATATTCACTTGTTGAAAGTAAACAGTACTTGATCTAATTATTGTTACTGGTTAACTCcttttcaacttaattattatatagTTACTCTGTCAACTCCAGATtatgtagttattttgtagtttttttgtagataaattgtaagGATCATTAACAACTATCGATGGGTGCTAGAGATAATAAAACAATTGtgttttatatatatagaaatCATTCACAAACCAATCAAGCTATGAAAGTACTAACTCAATACAGAAtactaattaaacaaaataatttcaaacTAACTACATTAAGAGTTGAAGGTGCCTCAACTATTACACATAAAATATAATTCTCTTGAATTCATCAacaatttttatgaaaaattcagtttactacataaaattttatttctttttgtgaGAATTCTTGCAAGATCCTTTGTTATACCCTTGTACTCCGCAGTTGCCACATAAAACCTTGTACTTCTTTGATTTACTTCATCATATATTTTGTATCTTTGTTTTTGAGGTCTTCCTGGCTGTCTTTTCCCACCTGAAGGTGGATTTACAACTTCTGGCATATTCCATTTGCTTTCATCAAGTAGGGGATTTACTGGTATTTCATAAGTACGCAAGAGGCTCTCCCTTGTGTAATAAGGAGAACAATATTGTTCATAAGACTCATCTTTGTGCCTTAAAGCAGCCAAAGCATGTGGACAAGGAAGTTCATCAAGCTGGAATTGTCCACAACTACATCTCTTATTTTCAAGACAAACAATATAGCGTCTCACACCATCTAGTACTGTATGGATGTAATCtgttgaagccctcacctacAATTACATTACAAACAAAAAACAATTCATATACGGTTaaatacaaaatatctacaaattatctacattgaatttttgatattttattttgatGCAATAAATGGTCAGATCTTACTCTAAGCTTGTGCGACAATGTTCTGTTGTCATCCAACTTTGAATTTAATCCCAAGGTATGTAAATGTACCATTTGCTTTCAATAACTTTTCATTAGTCCAACGTTTAAGAAGAGTCCTCATATACTCTAATAGTTCTACTATCGGCAGCTCTCTTGCATCTTTTGTTACAACATTCAACGACTCTGCAATGTTTGATGTCATAGTCCAAGTTCTGTTCACCGTAGCATGTACTCGAGACCATCTATgatagtgtcacacctcctttttgcgcgcccgccccgaagggtaagatgcgcgaggggagtttttccaatttaagtgacaatattcgaaatggaattatttatttaattcagagtcgccacttgggaaaggtttggcttttgatgtcccaagtcaccggtttatcttgaatcccaaatcgaggaaattttcgacttttccaaatgaagtctgcgaaccagaaattctaagtaaggaattctgttgacccgagggaaggtgttaggcaccctcgaatcccgtggttctagcacggtcgcttaaattgttataatggctaaatatctgatttaaatacatgttatgacttacgcgcttttattaagtttaaaccgcttttattattatcatttatttttatagaattgcaacgtcgtgaaaatgcatctcgaacaacgtcacaatcaatgcacccgtagttgttaacacatttcgactccgttgagatttgaatttgggtcacataaatgcgcacccgaatttaagaatgtaatttaattaagtcgcgcctaaaaagtctaacgcgttattatctttggggaaggcagtggaattcactaaacagtccatcccaaattctaagtatttattatggttaatcattgagggccccgcaatttgcattttttatttagcgaggctcgtctcattattttagaagaggatatcctaaagtgactacatttctattgtgtttgtctctaataaaatgaaagaaagaggatTACAGGCTGATTACATGCTTGACCAACTTCGGATCCTTATTTGACTATCTGATTTTATGAGGCGTGAATTATTTTGTGCTTTATTTCATGGATGAACATGTTGTTAATTGGTCAGGGGGAATTAATATACAAGATCAATATAACTACTAAAAGCTTATGATAAATGTTCTTCAGATCCGAGTTTGAAACCCGCTTATTTAAACCAAGTCAATAGGATTATCCTATCGAAAACTATTGCTAATAGAGTTTGAACAGGATCATGTGAACTACCTACAAAGATTCAATAAAATCCAACATCATATCTGGCAAGATTAAGGGCATTTTATTCTATACATACAGAATATTAGTTGAAAGATTACCTAATTATCTGTGTGCCAAAACAGTCATACATGCCTTATCAGACAATCCATTAAGCAAAACGAAATCACAATTTAGGGTGAACTAAGCTGCGATTAAGTACAAGGCTACCTAATGTGCTTCTTTTGTTGAATCACAAACTAAacaaattacataaatctaatAGTATTCATAAAAAAAACTGTAATTGCAGCAAGCGAATGATTAAACTCCtgcatatctttgatttcatgctttcattgttacatcagatgcaagtcttagtatgtacctggatatgggatacaacagaagaagcaaggggtcagtagagcaatagaagcaataccaaatagcagcagtaacagcaggtaccaatagaacaaaatcccagtgcaagaggcCACTAAAGCCAATGGAGGAATggcagaatgaagcaaattcccaGTAGTATGGAATCAGAGATCCAGGCAATCCAATTCCAGGAGAAACAAACAATACAAATCCAAACAATAGACTTAGCCGATACTTGAAAGAAGACAGAACTGATTTGGACAGTTTGAACAAACTAAGAATCGAACAAACAGTAGGAAGAAAGCAGCTTCTGATTTTTTGTGATATCCCTctccctatctcctttcttttcaaaatctaatgtcaatatttagttttgaaattatactgaagttatcaaaagaaatcttttccAGTTCTCTCTGtctgtctgtgtgtgttaatatgtatgtatttcagctctctcctCTCCAATCTATCCTCTCTCTTATGTCTGTCTTCTATCTTTTTCCTTAACAATTCCCCCTGTCTCTATGTCTATCCCCCTTATCCCTCAATGtgcctcccttttataagccttaaaCTTAGCCCTTTAATAGCCTGTTTAGACCATCCGAataccctcccatgtgctgccccttttcagtttccacttagctaattaagtataaacaaaaccccatgatattcccttggcaggcttacctttagtaatgtttattatttctgaaactaaagtagggTGTGGGCAGCaagatgtagtctgacagcacatgctgtcaaactatttaattcaaaagcacttaggcagggcacaggctgtgcacaaaatgcacatgttgtgcataagTGCACATGCTCTCTAATTTCAGAACTGTGACTAGACAGAACATTgatttttacatttctgattcaaattactaATTATAAGCAAGcatactcagttcctaattgattcaaacaaatgcttagcagaagtaagtcgattcgttattgttcggacaactgaaactaattgacgacatatgtcgactcgactatactagttataacacatacaatcgtaaccaaaaatcagacatttaacagtatcgacacatgatttgaattatactgac includes these proteins:
- the LOC142165496 gene encoding uncharacterized protein LOC142165496 yields the protein MTSNIAESLNVVTKDARELPIVELLEYMRTLLKRWTNEKLLKANGTFTYLGIKFKVRASTDYIHTVLDGVRRYIVCLENKRCSCGQFQLDELPCPHALAALRHKDESYEQYCSPYYTRESLLRTYEIPVNPLLDESKWNMPEVVNPPSGGKRQPGRPQKQRYKIYDEVNQRSTRFYVATAEYKVFCIELVLS